A stretch of DNA from Tissierellales bacterium:
ATCCCATTAACATATTCCATCACAATATAATAAATGCCATCTTCATTACCAACATCATATATATTAACTATATTGTGATGTGATAAACTAGCAGCTGCCTGTGATTCTCGCTGAAACTTCTTAATAAATTCAGTGTCATTAGTAAACTCTCTTCTCAACACTTTTACAGCTACAAATCTATTTAAAAGCTGGCATTTAGCCTTATACACTAATGCCATTCCGCCTCCACCTATTTTTTCGATAATCTCATATCTTGAATTAAGTATTTTACCTTGCATACTACACCTCTTTTCTAATCAAATTTAATCAAAATCACTGTAATATTGTCTAATCCACCGCTTGCATTAGCTTTTTTTACTAGTTCTTCACTCGCAAAATGCAAATCTTCATGATGTCTTGATATGATTTCTTCGATTTCATCACTATTTAGCATATTAGTTAGTCCATCAGAACAAACTAAAGCCATAAATCCATCATCTAATTCAACCTCACTAAAATCTGCAATTACAGACTCATGTGTTCCCACCGCTTTTGTTATTATATTTTTTTGGGGATGATTATTAGCTTCTTCATCAGATATTTCACCATTTCTAAGCATTTCACCAACTATTGAATGGTCTTTAGTCAATTGTTTTAAACCTTCGCCAGCATATAAATAAAGTCTACTATCTCCAACGTGACCTATATACATGGTAGGCCAATCGATTATAGCTACCGTTGCTGTCGTTCCCATACCTTCACAAGATTCGTCAATTTCAGACCGTTTAAATATCTCATTATTTGCTTTTTCAAAAACTTCATTGAGTATTCTTGGAATAATTGGGTCTTCAGTTTCTAATAATATTTTCTCATATTCCTCTAAAACTTCAACAAATATAGCGCTTGCTATCTCACCAGCATTATGACCACCCATGCCATCTGCTACTGCAATAATAGGAAATTTCTGCTGCTTCGATACATATAGTGCATCTTGATTAATTTCACGTTTTAAACCTACATCGGTGCTAAATCCAATTTTCATACGGTACCCCCTTTTTCAGTGTGCATCCATATAATCTTTTCTAAGTTGTCCACATGCTGCATTTATATCTAACCCCATCTCTCTTCTAATCGTAGAGTTTACACCAATCTTTTCAAGAATACATTTAAAATTTTGAACATTCCCATCTGTAGAAGTCTCTAATTCAGATTCACGGATTTCATTTAAAGGAATAAGATTAACGTGTGCGTTCAAACCTTTTATGAGTTTCCCTATAGCCCTAGCTTCTCTTTCTCCATCATTAACACCCTTTATGAGTGTATATTCAAAAGTTATTCGTCTACCTGTGCTATTAAAATAATACTTACACGCTTTTATAATCTCATCTATGCTATATTTATTAGCAATTGGCATTATTTCTTTCCGCTTGTCATCAAATGGTGAATGCAAAGATATCGAAAGTGTTATTGGAATATTTAGATTAGCAAGTTCGTAAATTTTAGGAACTAAACCACACGTTGATAAAGTTATATGTCTATATCCTAAATTCTTACCAAGTTCATCGTGTACTATGCGGAAGAATTTCACTACCTCTTCAAAATTATCTAGTGGTTCTCCTGTTCCCATCAAAACAATATTTGATATGCTAATATTTAAATCTTTCTCCATCTGATAAATTTGATCTACTATTTCACCCGCAGTTAAGTTTCTAACTAGTCCTGCTTTAGTAGAAGCACAAAAATTACATCCCATTCTACAACCAACTTGTGTTGACAAACACGCTGAATATCCGTGATGATACTTCATCAATACACTTTCTATTACATGGTCATCTTCTAATTTAAATAGATACTTGTGAGTATGCTTATCCTTTGAATCAAAACGCTTTACTTTTGACAAACTCTGCACAGTATATCCATTTAAACTAATTTTTTCAATTATTTTTTTAGACAAAACTGTTATATCATCCATTTGATTTACTCGTTTCCCATGTATCCATTCAAAAAGTTGCTTTGCTCTAAACTTTTTCTCTCCGATTGACTCAATTATATTTTGTAATTCTTCATTCGTATATGTTTTTAAATTCTTCATTCATTTCCTCTTTTTTATTTAATTATATCTCTTAGTTTCACCTATTATATTATAGCATAACACTAATGCTTTTTCATTTTTGCTATAAAAAAACCATCCATTTTTAATGTATCGTAATATATCTCTAAATATCCTTTTTCACTTCCATCTATCTCACAAAATTCATTAAATGAAACCAATTCAAAATTTGGATTTTCTTCAATAAACTTTTTCACAATTTCAATGTTTTCTTTCGGATTTACAGAACAAGTACTATAAATTATAGTTCCACCATTTTTGACCTGCTTACTTGCTTTTTCCAATATTTGCTTTTGTAATGAAATAAGTCCCTGTAACTCTTTTTCTGACTTCCACCATTTAAGCTCTGGTTTTCGTCTTACTATTCCAAGCCCTGAGCATGGAACGTCCGCTAAAACACAATCATACGTGTCTTTATCTTCCATCTCAAATATATCTTTACAAATTGCTTGTAAGTTTTCAATACCTAGCCTGTCACGATTTTCTTCTATAAGCTTTATTTTATGAGAATGTAAATCCTGTGCAACTACCATTCCCTCGTCCTCTATCATCTGTGCTATATGAGTTGCTTTTCCACCAGGAGCACTACATACATCTAATATTAATTCACCTTTTTTTGCATCCATTATCTGCGCAACTAGCATAGATGATTCATCTTGAATAGTAAAAAATCCATTCTTAAATTCATCTGTTTCAAATATTCCAGCCGGATTTTCTATTATCAATCCATCCTTTGCATATTCTGTTTCGAAAACAACAAATCCCTGATTGCTAATATTTTCTTTTAGCTTTTCTCTAGAAATTTTTAGTGTATTTGTTCTTATTGAAAA
This window harbors:
- a CDS encoding Stp1/IreP family PP2C-type Ser/Thr phosphatase; translated protein: MKIGFSTDVGLKREINQDALYVSKQQKFPIIAVADGMGGHNAGEIASAIFVEVLEEYEKILLETEDPIIPRILNEVFEKANNEIFKRSEIDESCEGMGTTATVAIIDWPTMYIGHVGDSRLYLYAGEGLKQLTKDHSIVGEMLRNGEISDEEANNHPQKNIITKAVGTHESVIADFSEVELDDGFMALVCSDGLTNMLNSDEIEEIISRHHEDLHFASEELVKKANASGGLDNITVILIKFD
- the rlmN gene encoding 23S rRNA (adenine(2503)-C(2))-methyltransferase RlmN, producing the protein MKNLKTYTNEELQNIIESIGEKKFRAKQLFEWIHGKRVNQMDDITVLSKKIIEKISLNGYTVQSLSKVKRFDSKDKHTHKYLFKLEDDHVIESVLMKYHHGYSACLSTQVGCRMGCNFCASTKAGLVRNLTAGEIVDQIYQMEKDLNISISNIVLMGTGEPLDNFEEVVKFFRIVHDELGKNLGYRHITLSTCGLVPKIYELANLNIPITLSISLHSPFDDKRKEIMPIANKYSIDEIIKACKYYFNSTGRRITFEYTLIKGVNDGEREARAIGKLIKGLNAHVNLIPLNEIRESELETSTDGNVQNFKCILEKIGVNSTIRREMGLDINAACGQLRKDYMDAH
- the rsmB gene encoding 16S rRNA (cytosine(967)-C(5))-methyltransferase RsmB → MNEREIAYQILYKIINEGAYSNLTLNKYLKKTDIEIHKKNFIRELVYGTLENYYYLRWIIKKKSDVKYKKIEKEIQIILLLSLYQFTKMNQIPEHAICNEAVKLTKKYAKRGSDKFVNAIMRSAIRDIEKIEADFEKLGEKDKLSIEFSYPFWLIEYLSEQIGLEKTVEIVKHSNDKPEFSIRTNTLKISREKLKENISNQGFVVFETEYAKDGLIIENPAGIFETDEFKNGFFTIQDESSMLVAQIMDAKKGELILDVCSAPGGKATHIAQMIEDEGMVVAQDLHSHKIKLIEENRDRLGIENLQAICKDIFEMEDKDTYDCVLADVPCSGLGIVRRKPELKWWKSEKELQGLISLQKQILEKASKQVKNGGTIIYSTCSVNPKENIEIVKKFIEENPNFELVSFNEFCEIDGSEKGYLEIYYDTLKMDGFFIAKMKKH